From a region of the Pogona vitticeps strain Pit_001003342236 chromosome 7, PviZW2.1, whole genome shotgun sequence genome:
- the RFXANK gene encoding DNA-binding protein RFXANK isoform X2 — protein sequence MTGTGTLLTAPSHSTPSTNPLLPCGRESQSRGPTSGYFRCLSPSSGRGAWWAQEESLPGATQDPTRTRRATHSSVLWALECPREDWGRKMTHIAAARDLEGSSSDGDDDDTTIILLYPHSERKDDLPAEEGVPVSDSSGILKHSTTLTNRQRGNEVSALPATLDTLSIHQLAAQGELLLLKESLRKGENLLNKADERGFTPLMWAAAFGEIETVRSMLEWGADPHALAKERESALSLASTGGYTDIVLLLLKQNVDINSYDWNGGTPLLYAVRGNHVKCVEVLLGRGADLTIEADSGYTPMDLAVNLGHRKVQQVIEKHILKLLRNKESEEKP from the exons ATGACCGGAACCGGAACTCTTCTGACCGCCCCCTCCCACTCCACCCCCTCGACCAATCCCCTTCTGCCCTGTGGCCGGGAGAGCCAATCCCGTGGGCCGACGAGCGGGTATTTCCGGTGCCTCTCCCCCTCTTCCGGTCGCGGGGCCTGGTGGGCCCAGGAGGAGAGCCTCCCCGGGGCAACTCAG GACCCAACGAGGACCAGGCGCGCCACGCATTCCAGCGTTTTGTGGGCTCTGGAATGTCCTCGGGAAGATTGGGGCAGAAAAATGACTCACATCGCTGCGGCGAGAGACTTGGAAGGGTCTTCTAGTGATGGGGATGACGACGACACAACAATCATCCTGCTGTATCCGCACTCGGAGAGAAAAGATGACTTGCCTGCCGAGGAAGGCGTTCCGGTTTCAGACA GTAGTGGGATTCTCAAGCATTCGACCACCTTGACAAATCGGCAGCGTGGCAACGAAGTCTCTGCCTTACCAGCTACTTTGGACA CTCTGTCCATCCACCAGCTTGCAGCCCAGGGTGAGTTGCTCCTGTTGAAGGAAAGTCTACGAAAAG gcGAAAACCTGTTAAATAAAGCCGACGAACGAGGCTTCACCCCATTGATGTGGGCGGCAGCGTTTGGGGAAATAGAGACTGTGCGCAGCATGCTGGAATGG GGTGCCGACCCCCACGCCCTTGCAAAAGAGCGAGAAAGCGCCTTGTCTTTGGCCAGCACCGGAGGGTACACAGATATCGTCCTGCTCCTGCTGAAGCAGAATGTGGACATCAACTCATACGACTGG AATGGCGGGACCCCGCTTCTGTATGCAGTGCGTGGAAACCACGTGAAGTGTGTGGAGGTCTTGCTAG GGCGAGGTGCCGACCTCACAATCGAAGCAGACTCGGGTTACACGCCGATGGACCTCGCCGTGAATTTGGGACACCGGAAAG TCCAACAAGTCATTGAGAAGCACATCCTCAAACTGCTGCGGAACAAGGAGAGCGAGGAGAAGCCGTAG
- the TMEM221 gene encoding transmembrane protein 221, giving the protein MAALSAYGTRTMGTLILFGTVAGLMAVLASTLIFQIQAGSRAGPGRAGGLPERARRILRPLSAGLAALCLVLSLSCLVLSLLHAYCGAGRGAPPGGAAGPDRGDWFLLDSRQVRHVAVGLFCCGVSAYLSALSMYMLVLFEIETGISGACILSSGIVVLVLTVTHALIRSSRTAPGSRGEFSHTLYENDSAGEAPTTHLNNTKTVVGPRARPEIHREFSYPSGVEAKSCLTTPGSSNLASSGSGEPASEKESYGVSRMHCTLSAESALLQVHGKPWDGVTREMKNVLSRKPVGSGKDSTLV; this is encoded by the exons ATGGCGGCGCTCTCCGCCTACGGGACGCGCACCATGGGCACCCTGATCCTCTTCGGTACGGTGGCCGGCCTGATGGCCGTCCTGGCCTCCACGCTCATCTTCCAGATCCAGGCGGGgagccgggccgggccgggccgagcTGGGGGACTGCCAGAGCGCGCCCGGCGCATCCTCCGGCCCCTCTCGGCGGGGCTGGCCGCCCTCTGCCTGGTGCTCAGCCTCAGCTGCCTGGTGCTCAGCCTCCTGCACGCCTActgcggggcggggcggggcgctcCGCCAGGGGGCGCCGCCGGGCCGGACAG GGGCGACTGGTTCCTTCTGGACAGCCGTCAAGTGCGACACGTAGCTGTCGGTTTGTTTTGCTGCGGGGTCTCAGCCTACCTATCGG CTCTTTCCATGTACATGCTGGTCCTGTTCGAAATCGAAACTGGGATCTCGGGTGCTTGCATCCTTTCCTCCGGCATCGTGGTCTTGGTGCTCACCGTCACGCACGCCCTCATCCGGTCATCCAGGACCGCGCCGGGCAGCCGAGGAGAGTTCTCGCACACCCTCTACGAAAACGATTCTGCCGGTGAGGCACCAACAACTCACCTCAACAACACCAAGACTGTGGTCGGGCCCAGGGCCCGTCCCGAGATCCATCGCGAGTTCTCCTACCCATCAGGCGTGGAGGCCAAATCCTGCCTAACCACCCCCGGGAGCAGCAACTTGGCCTCCTCGGGGAGTGGCGAGCCGGCCTCCGAGAAAGAGAGTTACGGCGTCTCCCGGATGCACTGCACGCTGTCGGCGGAATCGGCGCTCCTGCAGGTCCACGGAAAACCATGGGATGGGGTCACACGCGAAATGAAGAACGTCCTTTCCCGGAAACCCGTAGGATCCGGGAAAGATTCGACCTTGGTGTGA
- the BORCS8 gene encoding BLOC-1-related complex subunit 8 has translation MEEPEMQLKVKKVTDKFTESMYVLANEPSVALYRLQEHVRRSLPELAQHKADMQSWEEQSQGAIYTVEYACSAIKNMKDSGVYFKSIEGFLRHATAIKDRLNMARR, from the exons ATGGAGGAGCCGGAGATGCAGCTGAAAGTGAAGAAAG TGACAGACAAATTCACGGAAAGCATGTACGTCTTGGCCAACGAACCTTCAGTTGCTTTGTATCGGCTTCAGGAGCACGTCAGGCGGTCCCTTCCAGAACTGGCTCAGCATAAG GCTGACATGCAGAGCTGGGAGGAGCAGAGCCAAGGAGCCATTTACACCGTAGAGTATGCCTGCAG TGCCATCAAGAACATGAAGGACAGTGGCGTGTATTTCAAGAGCATTGAAGGCTTTCTCCGGCATGCAACGGCTATTAAGGATCGGCTGAATATGGCCCGCCGGTAG
- the RFXANK gene encoding DNA-binding protein RFXANK isoform X1, with protein sequence MGSGRPAPVDYNSQQPPSPAVLGPGVMGVVVQEPLGDPTWGTPGLEPRVPPSLAVIGLQFPEAVLDPTRTRRATHSSVLWALECPREDWGRKMTHIAAARDLEGSSSDGDDDDTTIILLYPHSERKDDLPAEEGVPVSDSSGILKHSTTLTNRQRGNEVSALPATLDTLSIHQLAAQGELLLLKESLRKGENLLNKADERGFTPLMWAAAFGEIETVRSMLEWGADPHALAKERESALSLASTGGYTDIVLLLLKQNVDINSYDWNGGTPLLYAVRGNHVKCVEVLLGRGADLTIEADSGYTPMDLAVNLGHRKVQQVIEKHILKLLRNKESEEKP encoded by the exons ATGGGCTCTGGGCGTCCTGCGcccgtggactacaactcccagcagcctccgtcaccagctgtgctgggtccaggagttatgggagttgtagtccaagagcccCTGGGGGACCCAACGTGGGGAACCCCTGGCCTGGAGCCTCGGGTTCCCCCCTCTTTagctgttattggactgcaattcccagaagcagtGCTG GACCCAACGAGGACCAGGCGCGCCACGCATTCCAGCGTTTTGTGGGCTCTGGAATGTCCTCGGGAAGATTGGGGCAGAAAAATGACTCACATCGCTGCGGCGAGAGACTTGGAAGGGTCTTCTAGTGATGGGGATGACGACGACACAACAATCATCCTGCTGTATCCGCACTCGGAGAGAAAAGATGACTTGCCTGCCGAGGAAGGCGTTCCGGTTTCAGACA GTAGTGGGATTCTCAAGCATTCGACCACCTTGACAAATCGGCAGCGTGGCAACGAAGTCTCTGCCTTACCAGCTACTTTGGACA CTCTGTCCATCCACCAGCTTGCAGCCCAGGGTGAGTTGCTCCTGTTGAAGGAAAGTCTACGAAAAG gcGAAAACCTGTTAAATAAAGCCGACGAACGAGGCTTCACCCCATTGATGTGGGCGGCAGCGTTTGGGGAAATAGAGACTGTGCGCAGCATGCTGGAATGG GGTGCCGACCCCCACGCCCTTGCAAAAGAGCGAGAAAGCGCCTTGTCTTTGGCCAGCACCGGAGGGTACACAGATATCGTCCTGCTCCTGCTGAAGCAGAATGTGGACATCAACTCATACGACTGG AATGGCGGGACCCCGCTTCTGTATGCAGTGCGTGGAAACCACGTGAAGTGTGTGGAGGTCTTGCTAG GGCGAGGTGCCGACCTCACAATCGAAGCAGACTCGGGTTACACGCCGATGGACCTCGCCGTGAATTTGGGACACCGGAAAG TCCAACAAGTCATTGAGAAGCACATCCTCAAACTGCTGCGGAACAAGGAGAGCGAGGAGAAGCCGTAG
- the RFXANK gene encoding DNA-binding protein RFXANK isoform X3: protein MTHIAAARDLEGSSSDGDDDDTTIILLYPHSERKDDLPAEEGVPVSDSSGILKHSTTLTNRQRGNEVSALPATLDTLSIHQLAAQGELLLLKESLRKGENLLNKADERGFTPLMWAAAFGEIETVRSMLEWGADPHALAKERESALSLASTGGYTDIVLLLLKQNVDINSYDWNGGTPLLYAVRGNHVKCVEVLLGRGADLTIEADSGYTPMDLAVNLGHRKVQQVIEKHILKLLRNKESEEKP from the exons ATGACTCACATCGCTGCGGCGAGAGACTTGGAAGGGTCTTCTAGTGATGGGGATGACGACGACACAACAATCATCCTGCTGTATCCGCACTCGGAGAGAAAAGATGACTTGCCTGCCGAGGAAGGCGTTCCGGTTTCAGACA GTAGTGGGATTCTCAAGCATTCGACCACCTTGACAAATCGGCAGCGTGGCAACGAAGTCTCTGCCTTACCAGCTACTTTGGACA CTCTGTCCATCCACCAGCTTGCAGCCCAGGGTGAGTTGCTCCTGTTGAAGGAAAGTCTACGAAAAG gcGAAAACCTGTTAAATAAAGCCGACGAACGAGGCTTCACCCCATTGATGTGGGCGGCAGCGTTTGGGGAAATAGAGACTGTGCGCAGCATGCTGGAATGG GGTGCCGACCCCCACGCCCTTGCAAAAGAGCGAGAAAGCGCCTTGTCTTTGGCCAGCACCGGAGGGTACACAGATATCGTCCTGCTCCTGCTGAAGCAGAATGTGGACATCAACTCATACGACTGG AATGGCGGGACCCCGCTTCTGTATGCAGTGCGTGGAAACCACGTGAAGTGTGTGGAGGTCTTGCTAG GGCGAGGTGCCGACCTCACAATCGAAGCAGACTCGGGTTACACGCCGATGGACCTCGCCGTGAATTTGGGACACCGGAAAG TCCAACAAGTCATTGAGAAGCACATCCTCAAACTGCTGCGGAACAAGGAGAGCGAGGAGAAGCCGTAG
- the AP1M1 gene encoding AP-1 complex subunit mu-1, whose protein sequence is MSASAVYVLDLKGKVLICRNYRGDVDMSEVEHFMPILMEKEEEGTLSPILAHGGVRFMWIKHNNLYLVATSKKNACVSLVFSFLYKVVQVFSEYFKELEEESIRDNFVIIYELLDELMDFGYPQTTDSKILQEYITQEGHKLETGAPRPPATVTNAVSWRSEGIKYRKNEVFLDVIESVNLLVSANGNVLRSEIVGSIKMRVFLSGMPELRLGLNDKVLFDNTGRGKSKSVELEDVKFHQCVRLSRFENDRTISFIPPDGEFELMSYRLNTHVKPLIWIESVIEKHSHSRIEYMIKAKSQFKRRSTANNVEIHIPVPNDADSPKFKTTVGSVKWVPENSAIVWSIKSFPGGKEYLMRAHFGLPSVEAEDKEGKPPISVKFEIPYFTTSGIQVRYLKIIEKSGYQALPWVRYITQNGDYQLRTQ, encoded by the exons ATGTCGGCCAGCGCCGTCTACGTGCTGGACCTCAAGGGCAAG GTCCTCATCTGCAGAAACTACCGCGGAGATGTGGACATGTCGGAAGTGGAGCATTTCATGCCCATCCTtatggagaaggaggaagaaggaacGCTGTCCCCCATCTTAGCCCACGGAGGGGTCCGCTTTATGTGGATTAAGCACAACAACTTGTACC TGGTTGCAACCTCTAAGAAGAATGCGTGTGTTTCTCTGGTGTTTTCCTTTTTATACAAGGTGGTTCAG GTTTTTTCCGAATACTTTAAGGAGTTGGAAGAAGAAAGCATTCGGGATAACTTTGTGATAATTTATGAACTCCTGGACGAGTTGATGGATTTTGGCTACCCTCAGACCACGGACAGCAAGATCTTACAAGA GTATATAACACAAGAAGGCCATAAGCTGGAAACCGGAGCACCGCGTCCACCTGCCACGGTGACGAATGCTGTGTCGTGGAGATCAGAAGGGATCAAATACCGGAAAAATGAGGTTTTCCTGGATGTCATTGAATCCGTGAATCTTTTG GTGAGCGCGAACGGAAATGTCCTACGCAGCGAGATTGTGGGGTCCATCAAAATGAGGGTGTTCCTCTCCGGCATGCCAGAACTCCGTCTGGGCTTAAACGACAAAGTTCTCTTTGACAACACTGGCC GAGGCAAAAGCAAATCCGTGGAGCTGGAAGACGTGAAATTCCACCAGTGTGTCCGCCTCTCGCGCTTTGAGAACGACCGGACCATCTCTTTCATCCCGCCAGACGGGGAGTTTGAGCTCATGTCCTATCGCCTTAATACTCAT GTAAAGCCGCTAATCTGGATTGAGTCAGTCATTGAAAAGCATTCCCACAGCCGTATTGAGTACATGATCAAG GCGAAGAGTCAATTCAAGCGGCGCTCCACCGCCAACAATGTGGAGATCCACATCCCGGTTCCCAACGACGCCGACTCCCCGAAGTTCAAGACGACCGTGGGGAGCGTCAAGTGGGTGCCAGAGAACAGCGCCATCGTCTGGTCCATCAAGTCTTTCCCG GGAGGGAAGGAATACCTCATGCGGGCCCATTTTGGGCTCCCAAGCGTGGAAGCAGAAGACAAGGAAGGGAAGCCGCCCATCAGCGTTAAGTTCGAAATCCCGTATTTCACCACTTCTGGAATCCAG GTCcgctatttaaaaataattgagaAAAGTGGCTATCAGGCATTGCCCTGGGTGCGTTACATCACGCAGAACGGAG ATTACCAGCTACGGACGCAATAA
- the RAB8A gene encoding ras-related protein Rab-8A has translation MAKTYDYLFKLLLIGDSGVGKTCALFRFSEDAFNATFISTIGIDFKIRTIELDGKKIKLQIWDTAGQERFRTITTAYYRGAMGIMLVYDITNEKSFENIRNWVRNIEEHASPDVEKMILGNKCDMNHKRQVSLEQGEKLAMSFGVKFMETSAKANINIENAFFTLARDIKAKMDKKLELNSPQGISQGVKISPVPEKKTSFFRCDLL, from the exons ATGGCGAAGACCTACGACTACCTCTTCAAACTGCTCCTGATCGGGGACTCCGGGGTGGGCAAGACATGCGCGCTCTTTCGCTTCAGCGAGGACGCCTTCAACGCCACCTTCATCTCCACCATCG GCATCGATTTTAAGATCAGGACCATCGAGCTGGACGGCAAGAAGATCAAACTGCAGATATG GGATACAGCAGGGCAGGAGCGCTTTCGGACCATCACGACCGCTTACTACCGAGGAGCGATG GGCATCATGCTGGTCTACGACATTACCAATGAGAAATCGTTTGAAAACATTCGGAACTGGGTCAGAAATATTGAAGAA CACGCGTCGCCAGACGTAGAAAAAATGATCCTTGGAAACAAGTGTGACATGAACCACAAGCGTCAGGTTTCCCTGGAGCAAGGGGAGAAG cTGGCTATGAGCTTTGGGGTTAAGTTCATGGAGACGAGCGCGAAGGCCAACATCAATATAGAAAAT GCATTTTTTACTCTTGCTAGAGACATCAAAGCAAAAATGGACAAGAAATTG gaacTGAATAGTCCTCAAGGCATCAGCCAGGGAGTCAAGATCAGCCCGGTCCCGGAGAAGAAAACCAGTTTTTTCCGATGTGACCTCCTCTGA